From the Apus apus isolate bApuApu2 chromosome 4, bApuApu2.pri.cur, whole genome shotgun sequence genome, one window contains:
- the UGDH gene encoding UDP-glucose 6-dehydrogenase, whose protein sequence is MFEIRKICCIGAGYVGGPTCSVIAQMCPNIKVTVVDVNEARINAWNSDTLPIYEPGLKEVVESCRGRNLFFSTSIDDAIREADLVFISVNTPTKTYGMGKGRAADLKYIEACARRIVQNSNGYKIVTEKSTVPVRAAESIRRIFDANTKPNLDLQVLSNPEFLAEGTAINDLKNPDRVLIGGDDSPEGQKAVRALCAVYEHWVPKEKILTTNTWSSELSKLAANAFLAQRISSINSISALCEATGADVEEVARAIGTDQRIGNKFLKASVGFGGSCFQKDVLNLVYLCEALNLPEVARYWQQVIDMNDYQRRRFASRIIDSLFNTVTDKKIAILGFAFKKDTGDTRESSSIYISKYLMDEGAKLHIYDPKVPKEQIILDLSHPGVSEDNQVSRLVTISKDPYEACDGAHALVICTEWDMFKELDYERIHKKMLKPAFIFDGRRVLDDLHNELQVIGFQIETIGKKVSAKRIPFASSCEIPKFSLQDPPVKKPRV, encoded by the exons ATGTTTGAAATCAGGAAGATTTGCTGCATTGGTGCAGGTTATGTTGGTGGGCCGACCTGCAGTGTTATTGCACAGATGTGCCCCAACATCAAAGTTACCGTCGTGGATGTCAATGAGGCCCGAATCAATGCCTGGAACTCAGACACGCTCCCGATCTATGAG CCAGGGTTAAAAGAAGTTGTAGAAtcctgcagaggaagaaacCTCTTCTTTTCCACCAGTATTGATGATGCCATTAGAGAAGCTGatcttgtatttatttct GTTAACACCCCGACAAAGACCTATGGCATGGGAAAAGGTCGAGCAGCTGACCTGAAATACATTGAAGCTTGTGCTAGACGAATTGTACAAAACTCAAATGGCTATAAAATTGTCACTGAGAAAAGCACAGTTCCAGTACGTGCTGCGGAGAGCATTCGTCGAATATTTGATGCTAATACCAAGCCTAACTTGGATTTGCAG GTGCTGTCTAACCCAGAGTTCCTTGCAGAAGGAACAGCCATCAACGACCTGAAGAACCCTGACAGAGTGCTTATTGGTGGAGATGATTCTCCAGAAGGACAGAAAGCTGTCCGTGCTCTTTGTGCTGTCTATGAGCACTGGGTGCCCaaagaaaaaatcctcacaACAAATACCTGGTCATCAGAACTTTCTAAGCTG gcAGCTAATGCTTTCCTTGCCCAAAGAATCAGCAGCATTAACTCAATCAGTGCTCTGTGTGAAGCTACAGGAGCAGATGTTGAAGAAGTAGCAAGAGCTATTGGAACAGACCAAAGAATTGGAAATAAGTTTCTCAAAGCCAGTGTTG ggtTTGGAGGTAGCTGTTTTCAGAAGGATGTCTTGAATTTGGTGTACCTCTGTGAGGCACTGAACTTACCTGAAGTAGCCCGCTACTGGCAACAG GTAATAGACATGAATGATTATCAGAGAAGAAGATTTGCTTCTCGCATTATTGACAGCTTGTTCAATACTGTCACTGATAAGAAGATTGCTATTTTAGGGTTTGCATTCAAAAAGGATACTGGGGACACAAG AGAGTCATCCAGTATCTACATTAGCAAGTATTTAATGGATGAAGGAGCAAAGCTCCATATCTATGATCCTAAAGTACCTAAGGAACAAATCATCTTGGATCTCTCACATCCAGGTGTCTCAGAAGATAATCAAG TGTCTCGGTTGGTTACTATAAGTAAAGATCCCTATGAAGCCTGTGATGGAGCTCATGCCCTTGTAATTTGCACTGAATGGGACATGTTTAAG GAGTTGGATTATGAACGTATTCATAAGAAGATGCTGAAGCCTGCATTTATCTTTGATGGTAGGAGAGTTCTAGATGACCTTCATAATGAACTACAAGTCATTGGCTTCCAG attgAAACAATTGGAAAGAAGGTGTCAGCCAAAAGAATTCCTTTTGCTTCCTCATGTGAAATTCCCAAGTTCAGCCTGCAGGACCCACCTGTCAAAAAGCCTAGAGTATAA